The Streptomyces sp. NBC_00569 genomic sequence AGGTCGACGAGTTCGCCTGCGACGAGCTGCCCGAGCCGGAGACCGTGGCGGCGGCCGATCCGGCCGAGCACCAGGCCCTGCGCGACGCGATGTGGCGCGCGATCATGAAGCTGCCCGCCCGGCAGCGCGCGATGGTCGTGCTGCGGTACTACGAGGACCTGAGCGAGGTGCAGACGGCCGAGGTGCTCGGAGTGTCCGTCGGTACGGTCAAGAGCGCGGTCTCGCGGGCCCTCGGCAAGCTCCGTGAGGACCCGGAGCTGCGCCCCGCCAAGGGCTGACCGGGACCACTCGCTGATCGATCATTCCCTGGGCTAGTGACATACCGAGTGGTATGCGGTGAGAATCGGCGGAACATTACTGCGCCGTAGCGCCCACCGGGAGGACGCCGTGCTGAGCACGATGCAGGACGTACCACTGCTGATCTCGAGGGTCCTGACCCATGGGTCGACGATCCACGGCACTTCCCAGGTGACGACCTGGACCGGTGAGAGCGGGCCGCAACGGCGGAGCTTCGCCGAGATCGGCGACCGCAGCGCCCAGCTCGCGCACGCTCTGCGCGCCGACCTCGGCATCGTGGACGACGACCGCGTCGCGACCCTGATGTGGAACAACGCGGACCACGTCGAGGCCTACTTCGCGATCCCCTCCATGGGCGCCGTACTGCACACCCTGAACCTGCGCCTCCCCGCAGAGCAGCTGGTGTGGATCGTCAACCACGCGGCCGACCGCGTGATCATCGTCAACGGCTCCCTGCTGCCGCTGCTCGCGCCGCTCCTGCCGTCCCTGACGGGTGTCGAGCACATCGTCGTCTCCGGGCCGGGCGACCGTTCGCTCCTCGACGGAGCACGCCCCCAGGTCCACGAGTACGAGGAGCTCATCGCCGGAAAGCCGGTGACGTACGACTGGCCGCAGCTCGACGAGCGCCAGGCCGCCGCGCTCTGCTACACCTCCGGCACCACCGGCGACCCCAAGGGCGTCGTCTACTCGCACCGTTCGATCTACCTGCACTCCATGCAGGTCAACATGACGCAGTCCATGGGCCTGACCGACGAGGACACCTCGCTCGTCGTGGTGCCGCAGTTCCATGTGAACGCGTGGGGCCTGCCGCACGCGACGTTCATGACCGGCGTGAACATGCTGATGCCGGACCGCTTCCTCCAGCCCGCGCCGCTCGCCGAGATGATCGAGAGCGAGCGCCCCACGCACGCTGCGGCCGTCCCCACCATCTGGCAGGGCCTGCTCGCGGAGCTCACCGCGAAGCCCCGCGAGGTGAGTTCGCTCGGGCAGGTCACCATCGGCGGTTCGGCCTGTCCGCCCTCGCTCATGAAGGCCTTCGACGAGCTCGGCATGCGGGTCTGCCACGCCTGGGGCATGACGGAGACGTCCCCCCTCGGCACGGTCGCCCGGCCGCCGGCCGCGGCGGTCGGCACCGACGAGGAGTTCGCGTACCGCCTCACCCAGGGCCGGTTCCCGGCCGGCGTCGAGGCGCGACTGTCGGGTCCGGGCGGAGAACTGCTGCCCTGGGACGGCGAGT encodes the following:
- a CDS encoding long-chain fatty acid--CoA ligase → MLSTMQDVPLLISRVLTHGSTIHGTSQVTTWTGESGPQRRSFAEIGDRSAQLAHALRADLGIVDDDRVATLMWNNADHVEAYFAIPSMGAVLHTLNLRLPAEQLVWIVNHAADRVIIVNGSLLPLLAPLLPSLTGVEHIVVSGPGDRSLLDGARPQVHEYEELIAGKPVTYDWPQLDERQAAALCYTSGTTGDPKGVVYSHRSIYLHSMQVNMTQSMGLTDEDTSLVVVPQFHVNAWGLPHATFMTGVNMLMPDRFLQPAPLAEMIESERPTHAAAVPTIWQGLLAELTAKPREVSSLGQVTIGGSACPPSLMKAFDELGMRVCHAWGMTETSPLGTVARPPAAAVGTDEEFAYRLTQGRFPAGVEARLSGPGGELLPWDGESAGELEVRGPWIAGAYYSGPDSEPLRPSDKFSDDGWLRTGDVGTISPDGFLTLTDRAKDVIKSGGEWISSVDLENALMSHPDVAEAAVVAVPDEKWGERPLATVVLKEGASADFGILRAFLGEKVAKWQLPERWTVITAVPKTSVGKFDKKVLRKQYADGELDITRL